Proteins encoded by one window of Aspergillus chevalieri M1 DNA, chromosome 6, nearly complete sequence:
- a CDS encoding glycoside hydrolase family 125 protein (CAZy:GH125;~COG:S;~EggNog:ENOG410PFTS;~InterPro:IPR008928,IPR012341,IPR008313;~PFAM:PF06824;~SECRETED:SignalP(1-19);~go_process: GO:0005975 - carbohydrate metabolic process [Evidence IEA]): MAISLTLVLALALSWGADATGGHHGNTAILRRDCPDYTSYSAARHPPYSDGPLNLPFQRPAQECRTFTSPAVEQAIENVTSRIVDKDLAQLFRNAFPNTLDTTIRWHTNGNGSTTNSSSSAKRKREDSQWRGPQTFVVTGDINAEWLRDSTNQLSGYQALAKQDPNLHSLILGAINTQAEFVIQSPYCNAFQPPPPSGLSPVSSSQKDTVHPEYDPSVVFECKYELDSLASFLALGTEFYENTGSTEFLTDRWYKALDTLLSVLDVQSQPTFNEQNQYVANQYTFQRQTNVGTETLNLEGVGNPLNGGTGLIRSAFRPSDDATIFGFFIPPNAMMAVQLQKTATVIEAAGGHADTVSELQQRGKKLQQAVWDHGVVHHSEYGDVFAFEVDGYGSQLLMDDANIPSLLSLPLLNFVDQNDTTYKNTRKMILEKNGNPYYLIGSAFKGVGGPHVGLENTWPMSLLVQAMTTDSDSEITECINLVRNASLLGLVHESINVNDIKKYTRSWFAWANSVFAQAILKVAAEKPYLIFGDGAEPYVL, translated from the exons ATGGCCATCTCGTTGACGCTTGTTCTGGCACTGGCTCTCAGCTGGGGAGCTGATGCTACCGGAGGACATCATGGTAACACTGCGATTTTGCGGCGAGATTGCCCAGACTACACCTCATACTCTGCGGCTAGGCA TCCTCCGTACAGCGACGGTCCTTTGAACCTCCCTTTCCAACGACCGGCCCAGGAATGTCGCACCTTCACCTCGCCAGCCGTCGAACAGGCTATTGAAAACGTTACCTCACGTATAGTGGACAAGGATCTGGCTCAGCTGTTTCGAAATGCTTTCCCAAATACCCTCGACACAACCATCAGATGGCACACGAACGGCAATGGCTCAACAACAAACTCGTCCTCGTCAGCGAAGCGTAAGAGGGAGGATTCACAGTGGCGAGGTCCCCAGACGTTCGTCGTGACCGGCGACATTAATGCAGAATGGCTGCGTGATTCTACGAACCAGTTGTCCGGCTACCAAGCTTTGGCTAAGCAAGACCCGAACTTGCACTCGCTCATCTTGGGTGCCATAAACACGCAGGCTGAGTTTGTCATCCAGTCACCGTACTGCAATGCTTtccaaccacctccgcctAGTGGTTTAAGTCCTGTTTCAAGCTCGCAAAAGGATACTGTTCATCCAGAATACGATCCTTCGGTGGTCTTTGAATGCAAGTACGAGCTTGACTCTCTGGCTAGCTTCCTGGCGTTGGGCACGGAGTTCTACGAGAACACAGGATCCACTGAATTCCTGACAGACCGTTGGTACAAGGCCCTTGATACGCTCTTGTCGGTTTTGGATGTGCAGTCTCAGCCAACTTTCAACGAGCAGAACCAGTACGTTGCCAATCAATACACGTTCCAGCGTCAAACCAACGTAGGCACGGAAACCCTCAACCTGGAGGGAGTAGGAAACCCGTTAAACGGAGGCACTGGCTTGATTCGAAGCGCCTTCCGGCCTAGTGATGATGCGACTATCTTTGGTTTCTTCATTCCTCCAAACGCAATGATGGCCGTTCAGCTGCAGAAGACTGCTACAGTGATAGAGGCCGCAGGAGGGCATGCAGATACTGTCTCGGAGCTCCAGCAACGAGGGAAGAAGCTACAGCAAGCTGTATGGGATCATGGTGTCGTGCATCATTCTGAGTATGGCGATGTCTTTGCGTTCGAAGTCGACGGGTACGGTTCTCAGCTTCTAATGGATGATGCCAACATTCCTTCGTTGCTTTCCCTTCCTCTTTTGAATTTTGTCGACCAGAATGACACCACCTATAAGAATACCCGAAAGATGATCTTAGAGAAGAACGGCAATCCATACTATTTGATTGGATCCGCATTCAAGGGCGTCGGTGGTCCTCACG TCGGTCTCGAAAACACCTGGCCCATGTCCCTGCTCGTCCAAGCGATGACTACGGACTCCGACTCGGAAATCACAGAGTGCATCAATCTGGTCCGCAACGCGAGTCTTCTCGGGCTTGTGCACGAGTCTATCAACGTGAATGATATCAAAAAGTACACCAGGTCATGGTTTGCATGGGCCAACTCGGTATTTGCGCAGGCAATTCTCAAAGTCGCCGCAGAGAAGCCATATTTAATCTTTGGGGATGGGGCAGAGCCTTATGTTCTCTGA
- a CDS encoding uncharacterized protein (COG:F;~EggNog:ENOG410PPPE;~InterPro:IPR019038;~PFAM:PF09507;~go_component: GO:0005634 - nucleus [Evidence IEA];~go_component: GO:0043625 - delta DNA polymerase complex [Evidence IEA];~go_process: GO:0006260 - DNA replication [Evidence IEA]), with the protein MAVDSKKYLAENVLNERRTVTYRSLSCALKVHSHVAKRMLYDFHHNENSKKPNSVNATYVITGVQHPPEPPATNGDAHESDGDDIMQSSPYISSSIPNQDASADAATTSSIILVREEDLEDAKSTFRSISSVHIYSIQPTVLQDLNVLTDVSREMLAAYAHEDPLESGKQWGMIQNQNVKRRTGARPPPPPAASTKAPSNTTVPAKRPLQDDPPKPEPSKPTDTESKQPPQRGSSQPPSKPTAKPASLKKEKSNLFSSFAKAKPKQKKEEATPVASGAESAAASGAEDVNLGDASEEEPEELFPDSGKPASTSNRESRKEREERLKKMMEDDDEEQGNDADEEMPDVAEPEEEPEEPAPIDEPPPPPKQQELKEEVTVQGGRRRGKRQVMMKKTVKDEEGYLVTREEPSWESFSEDEPAALPPKKKSAVNAPKGKPAKPGQGSIMSFFGKK; encoded by the exons ATGGCTGTCGACTCGAAGAAGTATCTAGCTGAAAATGTCCTCAATGAGCGTCGGACC GTCACTTATCGGTCACTGAGTTGCGCTCTGAAGGTTCACAGCCATGTCGCCAAACG AATGCTATATGACTTCCATCACAATGAAAACTCGAAGAAACCGAATAGCGTGAACGCGACCTACGTCATTACAGGCGTCCAACACCCGCCAGAACCTCCCGCGACAAACGGCGATGCCCACGAGTCCGACGGCGATGATATTATGCAAAGCAGCCCCTATATAAGCAGTTCCATACCGAATCAGGATGCCTCGGCCGATGCGGCTACAACCTCATCTATCATACTGGTGCGCGAGGAGGACTTGGAAG ATGCGAAATCGACGTTCCGGTCAATTTCTTCTGTTCACATATACAGTATCCAGCCCACGGTCTTGCAGGATCTCAATGTCTTGACGGATGTCAGCCGTGAGATGCTGGCTGCCTACGCTCATGAAGATCCGCTGGAATCTGGTAAGCAATGGGGAATGATTCAGAACCAGAATGTCAAG CGGAGAACAGGAGCAcgaccgccgccgccaccaGCGGCATCGACCAAAGCACCTTCCAACACGACAGTACCCGCAAAACGTCCTTTACAGGATGATCCTCCTAAACCCGAACCCTCCAAGCCAACTGACACTGAGTCGAAACAACCGCCGCAGAGAGGAAGCAGCCAGCCACCATCGAAACCTACAGCAAAACCAGCCTCattgaagaaggaaaagagcaATCTATTCAGCTCATTCGCAAAAGCAAAAccgaagcagaagaaggaagaagcaACTCCTGTGGCCTCGGGTGCAGAATCG GCCGCAGCCAGTGGTGCAGAAGATG TAAACCTAGGCGATGCTTCCGAAGAAGAACCCGAAGAGCTTTTCCCCGATAGCGGAAAACCGGCATCTACGAGTAACCGTGAATCtagaaaagaaagggaagaaaggctgaagaagatgatggaggacgatgatgaagagcaAGGAAATGATG CGGATGAAGAGATGCCCGATGTCGCCGAACCTGAAGAAGAACCAGAGGAACCGGCGCCCATTGACGAACCTCCGCCACCACCAAAGCAGCAAGAACTCAAGGAGGAAGTGACTGTCCAAGGCGGCCGTCGACGAGGTAAACGCCaggtgatgatgaagaagactgtcaaggacgaggagggatACCTTGTGACTCGCGAGGAACCATCCTGGGAGTCATTCTCCGAGGACGAACCTGCAGCATTGCCGCCCAAGAAGAAGTCGGCCGTGAATGCGCCCAAGGGCAAGCCCGCAAAGCCTGGGCAGGGCAGCATTATGTCCTTCTTTGGGAAGAAATGA
- the rad18 gene encoding E3 ubiquitin-protein ligase RAD18 (COG:L;~EggNog:ENOG410PJ1F;~InterPro:IPR001841,IPR003034,IPR017907,IPR004580, IPR039577,IPR006642,IPR013083;~PFAM:PF14634,PF13920,PF00097,PF13445,PF13923;~go_function: GO:0003677 - DNA binding [Evidence IEA];~go_function: GO:0003697 - single-stranded DNA binding [Evidence IEA];~go_function: GO:0061630 - ubiquitin protein ligase activity [Evidence IEA];~go_process: GO:0006281 - DNA repair [Evidence IEA];~go_process: GO:0006301 - postreplication repair [Evidence IEA];~go_process: GO:0006513 - protein monoubiquitination [Evidence IEA]), which produces MDTPFDIPDSTDWLDTPLSLLAPLESSLRCQVCKDFFDNPVITSCSHTFCSLCIRRCLSTEGKCPVCRSSDQETKLRRNWIVQELLEAFQNARPSILDLARKARDGVLDRVEVSDEPSSKKRKIEQSQVEGEGVSEVGAEGIVARSQSRQVDNHPQPAMVDLVEDSQDEDFAPDDGLVACPICNRRMKNEAVFPHLETDACGKDPAPPKKVSYGSLQPMSPVARRKTRTIAANANNKPERLPAINYSILKEGVLRKKLKDLGIPNWGPRQLLQRRHTEWMNLWNANCDSKSPKSKWVLLRELDSWERTQGGSANPPSHDSNNTIMEKNFDKAAWSTSHDNDFKRLIENARKKNDAVRGTISQGPIDWNESETAPIPERPAEEPAVLGEAPESGESQIAPPNLNGVENQSQPTQNGHVNLPMGLP; this is translated from the exons ATGGACACCCCGTTCGACATCCCCGACTCCACCGACTGGCTAGACACGCCGTTGTCGCTTCTCGCGCCGCTCGAATCGTCGCTCCGCTGCCAGGTCTGCAAGGACTTTTTCGACAACCCCGTGATTACCTCCTGCAGCCATACCTTCTGCTCTCTATGTATACGTCGGTGTCTAAGTACGGAAGGGAAATGCCCCGTGTGTCGGAGTTCTGATCAGGAGACGAAGTTGCGGCGCAACTGGATCGTTCAGGAATTGTTGGAGGCTTTCCAGAACGCTCGTCCAAGTATACTGGACCTGGCGAGGAAGGCTAGAGATGGTGTGCTTGACCGCGTCGAAGTGTCCGATGAGCCTTCGTCCAAGAAACGGAAGATCGAGCAGTCGCAGGTGGAAGGAGAGGGCGTGTCGGAGGTGGGTGCGGAGGGTATCGTGGCCCGGTCCCAGAGCAGACAGGTCGATAATCACCCACAGCCTGCCATGGTGGATTTGGTCGAGGATAGTCAAGACGAGGATTTTGCGCCAG ATGACGGGTTGGTCGCGTGCCCAATATGCAATCGGCGGATGAAGAATGAAGCTGTCTTTCCACACCTCGAGACCGATGCTTGCGGCAAAGATCCAGCTCCCCCAAAGAAAGTGTCTTATGG GTCTCTACAGCCCATGTCACCGGTTGCACGCAGAAAAACTAGAACCATTGCTGCGAATGCGAATAATAAGCCCGAAAGGCTTCCTGCCATTAACTATTCTATACTGAAAGAAGGAGTTCTTCGAAAGAAGCTGAAAGACCTTGGAATTCCCAACTGGGGTCCTCGGCAACTCCTCCAAAGACGCCATACCGAATGGATGAACCTGTGGAACGCCAATTGCGATTCGAAATCCCCTAAATCGAAATGGGTATTGTTGCGCGAATTGGACTCTTGGGAGCGAACACAAGGCGGTAGTGCTAACCCGCCGTCTCACGATTCCAACAACACAATCATGGAAAAAAATTTCGATAAAGCTGCATGGTCAACTAGTCACGATAATGACTTCAAACGATTGATTGAAAACGCACGGAAGAAGAATGATGCTGTTCGTGGCACGATTTCTCAAGGGCCTATTGATTGGAATGAGTCTGAAACGGCACCCATCCCCGAGCGACCAGCGGAGGAGCCAGCTGTGCTAGGCGAAGCGCCGGAATCAGGAGAGTCACAAATAGCTCCTCCCAACCTGAATGGGGTCGAGAACCAAAGTCAACCAACGCAGAATGGCCATGTGAACCTTCCCATGGGACTGCCATGA
- a CDS encoding putative vacuolar sorting protein SNF7 family protein (COG:U;~EggNog:ENOG410PIFR;~InterPro:IPR005024;~PFAM:PF03357;~go_process: GO:0007034 - vacuolar transport [Evidence IEA]), with amino-acid sequence MSELLNYILTHEDAFRKNRLPSLYSDFTLQKTTNPDGYAVNVGAWEQALIKAARQGYISRDTVAGQVKSSHLVLKANESLLRDLGIPELGQPVALSTVIDEAIVKRTMVPLQAYRTSGASLRRKGWIDPGVLNPWNVMSWGMKQLRGIVVGSDSSDSAAPLRGQELVLVENLQEAARRVVKQATAQASSKMDLVNSKEGFMNEYAGILDAGVDLSETDFDVLLLYLSRDSGSIAYDGKTIKFRPTPDTPTEITQQDTTIASIKTLMWTMIKQADNLEVKIAELTATAKTALNNKNRISALSAVRSKKLAEHNLKRRFDTLAQLEEVYAKIEQATDQVEYIRVMEASTGVLRGLNAQVGDATKMDEVVDELREEMSKVDEVGNIMSEAGPEIDETEIDDELEALEHKEQEAKEEKEAEETHKKLAELDNLGQTTKEAARAERDLDSTLTERLSQMSVEHDPGAAH; translated from the exons ATGAGCGAGCTACTCAACTACATACTCACCCATGAGGATGCATTCCGAAA GAACCGTCTACCCTCCCTCTACTCCGACTTCACTCTACAAAAGACAACGAACCCGGACGGCTACGCGGTCAATGTGGGGGCATGGGAACAAGCATTGATAAAGGCTGCTAGACAGGGGTATATATCTCGAGACACGGTGGCAGGGCAGGTGAAGAGCAGCCACCTGGTCCTGAAGGCGAATGAATCCCTTTTGCGGGATTTGGGGATACCGGAATTGGGGCAGCCGGTTGCGCTTAGTACGGTGATT GATGAGGCGATTGTAAAGCGGACCATGGTCCCGTTGCAGGCATACAGAACCAGCGGGGCAAGTCTGCGAAGAAAAGGATGGATTGATCCAGGGGTTTTGAATCCATGGAATGTCATGAGCTGGGGAATGAAGCAGTTGAGGGGAattgttgttggttctgATAGCTCGGACTCCGCGGCACCGTTGCGAGGACAGGAATTGGTCCTTGTCGAGAATTTGCAG GAAGCGGCCAGACGAGTGGTAAAACAAGCCACGGCTCAGGCCTCGTCGAAAATGGACCTCGTAAATTCCAAGGAGGGGTTCATGAATGAATACGCGGGAATACTGGATGCAGGCGTCGATTTGTCCGAAACGGATTTTGATGTTCTATTGCTCTATTTATCCCGCGACAGCGGTTCCATCGCCTATGATGGCAAG ACGATCAAGTTCAGACCAACGCCGGATACACCAACTGAGATCACCCAGCAGGATACAACAATTGCATCTATCAAGACACTCATGTGGACCATGATCAAACAAGCTGATAATTTAGAAGTGAAGATTGCCGAGTTAACTGCGACCGCAAAGACAGCGCTGAATAACAAGAACCGGATCTCGGCGCTTTCTGCGGTGCGCTCCAAAAAGCTTGCCGAGCATAATCTGAAGCGCAGATTTGACACCCTGGCGCAGCTTGAGGAAGTCTATGCCAAGATCGAACAGGCCACAGACCAGGTCGAGTATATCCGTGTCATGGAAGCAAGCACAGGTGTCCTCCGAGGGCTTAACGCTCAGGTCGGCGATGCAACCAAGATGGACGAGGTCGTGGATGAGTTGCGGGAGGAGATGTCCAAGGTGGACGAAGTCGGAAACATCATGAGTGAAGCTGGACCCGAGATTGATGAGACTGAGATCGACGACGAACTTGAAGCCCTTGAGCATAAGGAGCAGGAGgccaaggaagaaaaagaagcggAAGAAACCCACAAGAAGCTTGCCGAACTGGACAACCTAGGCCAGACGACCAAAGAAGCTGCGCGAGCTGAACGGGATCTGGATTCCACACTAACAGAGAGGCTCTCACAAATGTCGGTCGAGCATGACCCCGGCGCTGCCCATTAG
- a CDS encoding uncharacterized protein (COG:S;~EggNog:ENOG410PK7F;~InterPro:IPR011009,IPR002575;~PFAM:PF01636) — MPKTRHLLKEDITYSFAKSQEINILHQLDYYDKRDQFFAHLESRRAWMKRVVAQHLGLKSTKMCHVADIEDWYCGSFNVSIPVTISGWKDRQQLGNDVLIRFPLPYRVGEEFRPGNGDEKIQCEAGAYAWLEDNCPDVPIPELYGFAMSTGETFTRIENLPFISRWFQFLRRRLLAWLGLPVPTSYARSLSRRHSSLDGVIGAGYVLIEKIEESQGTMLSKTWFKKNNDIELRTNFFQDLSRILLSISRIPLPRIGSFVINSDGYLCLKNRPVSVEIQGLENERIPTDMPRDFTYSTVESYLYDLLRIHDNRLKNQPNAVLNVPDAGYQMSALAGMRTTLPLFFRREFCRGPFVFSLTDLHQSNIFVDDNWHITCLVDLEWACSRPIEMVEPPYWLTNKAVDSMDPEEYDSHRTELMAVLAAEESKMPKDRTMPRLSRVMEDAWSRGTFWYTLALTSPTGLFKLFYKHIQQPWFSKHKPEEIGEIMPFFWAKNAGKFVAKKLSDKEKYDHELRLAFGVKETS, encoded by the exons ATGCCAAAAACCCGCCATCTTCTAAAAGAGGACATTACTTATTCGTTTGCAAAGTCACAAGAAATCAATATCCTCCACCAATTGGATTACTATGACAAGCGGGACCAATTTTTTGCTCATCTCGAAAGCAGACGGGCATGGATGAAGAGAGTTGTTGCCCAGCATCTGGGTTTAAAATCAACCAAAATGTGCCATGTGGCAGATATCGAGGATTGGTACTGCGGCAGCTTCAATGTCTCTATCCCAGTTACTATTAGTGGTTGGAAGGACAGGCAGCAGCTAGGAAACGATGTCCTTATCCGCTTTCCTCTTCCCTACCGCGTTGGAGAGGAATTTCGACCTGGGAACGGAGACGAGAAGATCCAATGTGAGGCTGGTGCTTATGCATGGCTTGAAGACAATTGCCCGGATGTGCCTATTCCAGAGCTATACGGCTTTGCTATGTCAACTGGTGAAACT TTTACCCGAATTGAAAACCTGCCTTTCATAAGCCGCTGGTTCCAGTTTCTACGCCGTCGATTACTGGCTTGGCTTGGTTTGCCCGTGCCCACATCATATGCCCGCTCATTGAGCAGAAGACACAGTTCTCTCGATGGCGTGATCGGTGCTGGATATGTCTTGATTGAGAAGATTGAGGAGTCTCAAGGCACCATGCTCTCAAAAACCTGGTTCAAGAAGAACAACGACATAGAATTACGGACCAACTTTTTTCAGGACCTCTCACGAATCCTTTTAAGCATCAGCCGAATACCACTACCGCGAATTGGCTCATTCGTCATAAACAGTGACGGGTATCTCTGTTTAAAAAATCGACCAGTGTCAGTTGAGATCCAGGGATTAGAAAACGAAAGAATTCCCACCGACATGCCTCGTGACTTCACATATTCTACAGTTGAATCATACCTATATGATTTACTACGAATCCACGACAACCGCCTCAAAAACCAGCCTAATGCAGTGTTGAACGTGCCGGATGCTGGCTATCAGATGTCAGCACTGGCAGGAATGCGAACGACACTACCACTATTCTTTCGTCGAGAATTCTGCCGGGGTCCTTTTGTCTTTTCATTAACGGATCTCCATCAAAGCAATATATTCGTCGATGACAATTGGCATATAACGTGCTTGGTCGACCTCGAATGGGCATGTTCCCGGCCAATTGAGATGGTTGAGCCGCCATACTGGCTAACCAACAAAGCCGTGGACTCCATGGACCCAGAAGAGTACGACTCCCATCGAACGGAGCTAATGGCCGTATTAGCGGCCGAGGAGAGCAAAATGCCAAAAGACAGAACGATGCCACGGCTGTCCAGAGTCATGGAAGATGCCTGGTCAAGAGGGACATTCTGGTATACTCTGGCTCTCACCAGCCCGACAGGTCTCTTCAAGCTATTCTATAAGCACATCCAGCAACCTTGGTTCTCCAAGCACAAGCCAGAGGAAATAGGTGAGATTATGCCCTTTTTCTGGGCGAAGAATGCAGGAAAATTTGTCGCGAAGAAGCTTTCTGATAAAGAGAAATACGACCACGAGCTTCGACTGGCCTTTGGGGTGAAGGAAACGAGTTAG
- a CDS encoding TRAPP III-specific subunit 85 family protein (BUSCO:EOG09260W8D;~COG:D;~EggNog:ENOG410PKG3;~InterPro:IPR024420;~PFAM:PF12739), protein MTSPGDAPPVKPPPSFSPGVPRVASKARYPDKRRDSSPAIESASDLAGARIDTSPTPPLSATAADLPIRAASPHARSVRSITPQLTRSSLGSPLEGRFEGSEDVRSLIARSFSPVVGVYASADTDELVRQKGFKGGFWELIRPFGEDVHGKVVIRDSIGAGHGWEDYGVHFVDLGGVVHNRSPGQDSSPLAQVEEVLERQLNSEDDPLGGPVQPKDVLGMPSTSSIYKFFLHQLLSASPVSSHETFRHPVACVIAISSRNTAPLESLRQLYADTSNGDKKMPPWIHSEFLRYYVLVHDEDRDDITESTKLYDQMKRHFGLHCHLLRLRSNQCVVTDDDSVRVPECEWLSPSEHLRGVGQPELLVDLDADGVPYLFDSDVMAIKTFVRELVAQSVVPFMENRVAVWNDQVASRRRGLSGRFMSLSRRWTGFGAGSRSNFAGSGSGGVSGNYDAVHGFYKPDAPEAILRKLADFAFMLRDWKLSASTYELLRSDYGNDKAWRYHAGAHEMCAVSILLNPLAMSGKTKLETIDQMLETACYSYLTRCSDATNALRCLTLAIELLKSRGGSATESATRWAMRAMDIGLVGSIGQILFSERVSACYASKVGLGSGVWKQGSRRRKAGMWSVLAADLWLKNGKPALASASLEEAERLYADVLDTDGIFPMPEMQTFIDNLRHATRVQYLGARGLDASDNTDASTAPLETQETEETSEKLDKRSNRRSLMGIPSSTDPGSLNPPPVTRDNETPSHDDFERA, encoded by the exons ATGACATCGCCCGGAGATGCTCCTCCGGTCAAACCTCCGCCGTCCTTCTCCCCCGGCGTGCCGCGTGTCGCATCCAAGGCAAGATACCCAGACAAACGCCGCGATTCCTCTCCCGCTATAGAGAGTGCTTCGGATTTGGCGGGGGCGAGGATTGACACCTCCCCGACCCCGCCGCTATCGGCCACGGCCGCTGACCTTCCGATCCGGGCTGCTTCGCCGCACGCGAGATCTGTGAGGTCGATTACCCCCCAATTAACGAGGTCGTCACTGGGCTCGCCGCTAGAAGGACGGTTCGAGGGTTCCGAGGATGTTAGGTCTCTGATCGCGCGCTCATTCTCCCCTGTGGTCGGAGTCTACGCTTCCGCGGATACCGATGAACTGGTCAGGCAGAAAGGTTTCAAGGGGGGTTTCTGGGAGTTGATTCGACCTTTTGGAGAAGATGTTCATGGGAAGGTTGTTATAAGGGATAGCATCGGGGCAGGCCATGGTTGGGAGGATTACGGGGTTCATTTCGTGGATTTAGGGGGAGTGGTCCATAATCGGAGTCCGGGTCAGGATTCATCTCCTTTGGCGCAGGTGGAGGAAGTGTTGGAACGGCAGCTCAATTCAGAAGATGATCCTCTGGGTGGGCCAGTGCAACCAAAAGATGTTTTGGGTATGCCGTCAACGTCCTCGATATACAAATTCTTTTTACATCAACTCCTATCCGCCTCCCCCGTGAGCTCGCATGAGACCTTCCGTCATCCGGTGGCATGCGTGATTGCAATCAGTTCGCGCAATACCGCTCCGCTTGAGTCGCTCAGACAGCTGTATGCAGACACGAGTAATGGCGACAAAAAGATGCCGCCTTGGATTCATTCTGAATTCCTTCGCTACTATGTGCTGGTCCACGATGAGGATCGTGATGATATAACGGAGTCGACTAAGCTTTACGATCAAATGAAGCGGCATTTTGGGCTCCATTGCCATCTTCTTAGGCTTCGAAGTAATCAATGCGTCGTTACGGATGATGATAGCGTTCGGGTACCTGAATGCGAATGGCTATCTCCGTCAGAGCATCTGCGAGGGGTGGGCCAACCAG AGCTCTTAGTCGACTTGGATGCGGACGGTGTCCCCTACCTCTTCGACTCTGATGTTATGGCCATTAAGACATTTGTTCGAGAACTCGTGGCTCAATCGGTGGTCCCATTCATGGAAAACAGAGTTGCTGTCTGGAACGACCAGGTGGCATCCCGAAGGCGTGGTCTTAGTGGACGTTTCATGTCCTTATCACGACGATGGACTGGTTTTGGAGCTGGCTCCAGATCCAATTTCGCAGGTTCTGGATCAGGCGGAGTGAGTGGGAACTACGATGCCGTACACGGGTTTTACAAACCCGATGCTCCTGAGGCAATTCTACGAAAATTGGCCGACTTCGCTTTCATGCTCCGTGATTGGAAGCTGTCTGCATCAACTTACGAGCTTCTACGGTCGGATTATGGCAACGACAAGGCGTGGAGATACCATGCTGGCGCTCACGAGATGTGCGCAGTGAGCATACTTCTCAATCCGCTTGCAATGTCAGGCAAAACCAAGCTTGAGACTATCGATCAGATGCTCGAAACAGCATGCTACTCCTACCTTACAAGATGCTCCGACGCAACAAATGCTTTACGCTGTCTCACTTTAGCCATCGAACTCCTCAAGTCACGCGGGGGCTCAGCAACAGAAAGCGCAACCCGATGGGCCATGCGGGCCATGGACATAGGGTTAGTTGGCTCGATTGGTCAAATCCTCTTCAGCGAAAGGGTTTCAGCATGCTACGCGTCCAAGGTAGGGTTAGGGTCAGGCGTGTGGAAACAAGGGTCAAGACGCAGAAAAGCTGGGATGTGGAGTGTTCTTGCCGCAGATCTCTGGCTCAAAAATGGCAAGCCAGCGCTGGCCTCTGCATCTCTCGAAGAGGCTGAACGTCTCTACGCCGACGTCCTCGACACAGACGGCATATTCCCCATGCCAGAAATGCAAACCTTCATCGACAACTTAAGACATGCAACCAGGGTCCAGTATCTCGGAGCTAGAGGGCTAGATGCCAGCGACAATACAGATGCCAGCACAGCGCCGCTGGAAACGCAAGAAACCGAGGAAACAAGTGAAAAACTCGATAAACGCAGCAACCGCAGATCACTTATGGGTATCCCGAGTTCGACGGATCCTGGGAGTCTCAATCCGCCGCCAGTGACGAGGGATAATGAGACACCGTCGCATGATGATTTTGAACGAGCTTAG